The Reichenbachiella carrageenanivorans region GATTAGGATTTATTTTGGCAGCAGCAGGCTCAGCCGTTGGCCTTGGCAACATTTGGAAATTTCCTTTCGAAGTAGAAGCTGGTGGCGGAGCAGCCTTCGTCCTTATCTACCTTATTTTCTGCTTTGTACTCTGTTTCCCCGTCATGGTCACCGAAATTGCTATTGGTAGAAAAACCAATAAAAATGCAGTAGGCGCTTTCAATGCTTTAGGATACGACAAATGGAATATCATTGGCAAAATGGGCATCCTCGCAGGAGTAGTCATTCTTTCCTTTTACAACGTAGTCGCAGGCTGGGCTTTCGGGTACTTCTTCGAAATGGCTCAGGGCAATTTCAGTGTGGGCAAAACATTCGGAACTTATGTTTCCGATGCTGGCACTACAGGAGTATATGCTTTGATCTTCATGTCATTTACCGCATATGTAGTCTCTAAAGGAGTCTCTGCTGGCATAGAAAAAGGGGCTAAAATCCTGATGCCCACTTTGATCATTATGATTCTAGGACTACTGGCTTATTCACTCACACTACCCAATGCCATGACTGGTGTCAAATACTATCTCATCCCTGAGTTTTCTGAGTTGAATCTCAAAACCATAGGAGGTGCATTACGACAGTCATTTTTCTCACTCTCATTAGGCATGGGCACTATCATTACATATGGCAGCTATTTATCTAAAAAAGAAAACATCGTCAGTGCTTCGGTATCAGTTACTTTCTTTGATGTAGGTATTGCTCTTTTAGCTGGGCTCATGTTATTTCCTCTGGTGGCTTATAGCACAGGCGGCGACATGTCCAACATTCAAGGTGGTGCAGGATTAATTTTTGCTGCATTGCCTAGCGTATTCGAATCGTTGGGCTCTGGGCTCGGTAGTATTCTTGGCGCCTTATTCTTCTTATTGCTGTCCTTTGCTGCACTTACCTCTACAGTATCTCTACTAGAGGTTCCTGTATCTTATGTAGTAGACGAACATAAGATAAGTAGGCCAAAAGCCACAGCCATTACCGCTGGCATAGTCTTTCTAGTAGGCCTAC contains the following coding sequences:
- a CDS encoding sodium-dependent transporter; translated protein: MAGRGNFSNRLGFILAAAGSAVGLGNIWKFPFEVEAGGGAAFVLIYLIFCFVLCFPVMVTEIAIGRKTNKNAVGAFNALGYDKWNIIGKMGILAGVVILSFYNVVAGWAFGYFFEMAQGNFSVGKTFGTYVSDAGTTGVYALIFMSFTAYVVSKGVSAGIEKGAKILMPTLIIMILGLLAYSLTLPNAMTGVKYYLIPEFSELNLKTIGGALRQSFFSLSLGMGTIITYGSYLSKKENIVSASVSVTFFDVGIALLAGLMLFPLVAYSTGGDMSNIQGGAGLIFAALPSVFESLGSGLGSILGALFFLLLSFAALTSTVSLLEVPVSYVVDEHKISRPKATAITAGIVFLVGLPSLLGNGYSDTFTSFITYIGAENAVTFMDFLGHLADCMLLLGGFLIVTFAGYVWKKENLNEELAIGYEGYENSKVKVFLGFAVRYLCPALLGLLFVLVVLSNFFGVDIIN